AGGGGATAcagtgctgctgcccctcctgccacccTCTCCACATCCCCTTGTACTCACTTTCTTACCCAAACTCTGGCCTCAGGTTGTGCCAGGGAGGTTTAGGATGGCCCCAgatccctcagcctttcctcataagagagatgctccatccCTTCATCACCTCTGTAACCTccactggagctgctccaggagctccctgtcTCTTTTGGACTGAGGAGCCCAGGACTGTACACACCACTCCAGAGGtacctcaccagggctgagcagaggggcaggattgctccctgacctggcaatgctcttcctaatgcatCCCAGGATCCCCATTGGCCTCCTTGGCCACAAGAatgctgctggctcagggatAATATGTTCTACACCAGGCAGCTCAGGTTCTTCTCAGAGATGCTTCTCTCACCTGACCCTCACCTTGGTACTGAATCAACAAGGTTTACCAACAGACTTGCACATGGAATTAATCCATCTGCTGACAACGAGAATCAGGGATTTTCTGCTGCCCACTTACTCACAGGCCCACAAGCAAGGATGCTACTGATTTTTTCCCCGCCTGAACCACGAAATACTGAGACAAGCTCAAGTCCCTATCATGCATTTGTAGAGGGGCTTTGGAACAGCTGGAGGATAtggaagaaaacaataaaaacacaaataaaactAACCTGTTCTGACACACAGTTATCACTACACATAGGCCAATCAATAAACCTACTCTGAACTTTGGCTTATTTCTCAGCTTGAGTTTAAAATCAAACCTAAACCTTTCTTCACACTAAGCATGCCTTCAGCTCAGATACAGAAGTTACTCCCTTTTCACTTCAAGAGCTAAAAGCACATAgacttttaacttttttttgtgtgtgtctgtatctTCCACTCATCCCATCCTCCCCCACATTTTTTCAGTGCAACTCATCAACTTTCAGCTACTCAAATGCATCCCTGCAGTATTTTTGGCATAGACTAAGATTTCTTGTCATGGCAGACTGACataagtttaaaaaatacaaaggcTGTTCTGATTCATTATGCATCATTACTACTTGCATTTCAGAATTAAAACACTTTATCAGTCTGATACAACTTAATAAAGAAATCATAACAAGGCTGTGTAGTATTACAAATTTATTGAGTTTtgtcaaagtaatttttcagcATTGAAAATTTCACACATATAAAACAACTTCTATGCATTAAAACCAAAGTAtggattctttttttaatttaaagcaaGTGCTGTGCTTTTTTAAACATCTCATGAACCAAATTCTTCAGTTATAAAGCTGATAAAAATAATTGATACACCACTAGAGTTTTTTCTTCAACATGTGAAATTCATCTCTTTGGGAAacaatactttttaaaattgtatcaTGAAAGATACAGACCTGAAAAAGGATAAACAATCATACACAAGGCATAAACGTTACACAGAGTAACTCAGACATTTTATAAAGAGATCTGGAAAAGTACCTAAAATAGTGATATTTATTTAGTATAAAATTTCAATAATAAAATATTGCTCAtaataaataagaaaacatGAGTTTCATTAATACTGTTCTCCCCTTAAAGCTCTCTTGGATGTAACAGGATCAGACCTGATCAAAagtcaaatttttattttgtcctcTGTATGAAGGAGGCAGGTTTACAGGCTTCAGGTCATTCTTTGCTAGAAACAATTTTATtataaacaaaacacagaattcATTTCAAGGCTCATGCGTagttatgggaaaaaaaataatccccaGATGTGAATAAACCTTATTACAGTAGATTTTAATACCCAAAATATTTGCCCTTTTTGTTAAACCCAAAGTGGAATAAGACTTCCCACAGATTATGAATACAAAGAGAGAGCTGCCCAAGTTTTCTCAAAAGCTTCTAAATATGGGTGCAGCTGTACTTAAAGGTTATCAATGCTGTTAGGGACAGTTTGCTCTAGGGGGATGGAGGTTGCTTCCCTTTATATGGGGATGTTGGATTTGGTCCCTGCTCTTCCCATCTGCAGACAGGGCAGTTTGGAGCAGTTCTTCAGCAGCTGCTCGATGGCGATGTGGCGCACATTGAGCTCCGAGGCCAGGGAGTCCTTCTCCTGgacctgctgtgccagctcctcaaACACATCTGCAACAACAGCACTGGGTCAATGCACTCGGTCCCTGGACTGACACAGCCTCAGGAAGCAGTGACAAACAACACTGGGGTAGAGGCACAGACATTTAAATGGGATCATGCACAggagctctgcttttcctggttCCAGCACAGCTTTGTATGCATTGCAAACTGAACAGCATCACTTCTTTTTTAGCTATAGACAACCTGAGCCAAGGTGGATCAGTATAGAATTGAAAACAAAGCTGActctggcctgtatcagcagcagtgtggcagcaggaccagggcagtaTGATCATCATACTGCTGCTCATCAGTATGAGGCCACACCTCagtcctgtgttcagttttgggcccctcacaGCACGGAcatggaggtgctggagtgtgtccaacagagctgaggaaggctctggagcacaagtgtGATGAGGAACAGCagagggggctcagcctggggaaaaggaggttcagggggGACATTATCATTCTCTCCAACTGCCTGACAGGAGGGCGAAGCCAAGCGGGATCAggctcttctcccaagtaacaagtgacaggatgagaggaaatggccttagTTTGCACCAGGCAAagttagattggatattaggaaacctttcttcatggaaagggctgtcatgcactggaacaggctgcccaggaagtggtggagtcaccatccctggagggatttaactGACATGGAGTGTGGCATTTAGGAACCACCTGGTTTTGTGGGGGACTTAGTAGTGCTGGACTAGTGGTTGCACTTGATTGTAAGGGTCATTTTCAACCTTAACAATTCTATGGTTCTAGTCAAATTCTTAAAGAGAATACTGTGCCAATTTGCAGCACCAAAGCAGATTACATAATGAAATCTCTCTATATCACACATTTCCATGCAAAACAAGAGATGTCAGTTAAAAACTTAACTGACAGAAAGGCaatcaaaatttcttttttaaaaccagACCTTTTTTATGACAAAGCaccacaaacccaaaacaaagagTATTGAAAAGTTCTCACCCTGGATTTGCTTGAGCAGTTTTTCATTAAGTTGCTTTAACTCTCCTAGAGTCATTGTAGTCACTGCAACAATAAAATCTGTTATTACTACTACCAAAGTCAAACAAGCAGACTCCAAAAAGGTGGAAAATCAAGCCCTGAAAACAGCAGCATCCAGAGTCAGAACTGCTTGGCACGTTTAAGTACTATACCCTCCTCTGACTGCAAAACATGATTTCCCCAGTGTAACCCATGAAAGCACATCTGTTCAATTGTGGACAATTAAAAGGGGACAATTCTGAGCTAAGTCTTACTATGTTTCCCAGCCTGAAAGAAGCAACTTCCTGACAGAATTTTCAGCATGTGGCTCCCTGTTTTGGTTATCAAGGTTTGTGCTTTATGCATACAGGAATAACTTGCACAGTTTCCACTGAGTATCTCAGTGACAAATGATGATCCTGGCTTGATATGAAGACCAGCATATAAAAATAGGTTTCCTTCTGTGCTCCTGGTGAGAACTGTAAGATCCTCTGCATCATTCAAAAGCCCTTCTGTATCTCAGGTTGTGTGCATTGATCACCCTCACAGAAGATACACATTAAGCCTCAGAGGAGGGAATTGTGAAAGTGTTCTTCACTGCCCTTGATCAACAGCAGGGAAGCACTGGCCTGCTTCCTAGGGTTCCTTCAACCCTGCAGTGGACACACATGGTgccatggctgctgctgagatGCCCTTGTCACCACGGTGAAAAGTGACAATCTGAACACCACAGGGGGTAGTACTGGGCACTGGCACAAGCTTTAAGACCTTGCAAttctaaaatatgtttttaaacttcagcaaagctgtttctgctgcagcttAGCAAAGCTCTCATCGCATACTTGAGAGAAAAAACGATGGTGCAGCTTTTTTCCAGAGATTTCTCTGTGCAAAAGGTTTCTACATGGCAAATTTAAAGTCCTAAATTCTGAAAAGATGGGGTTTAGCTACCCACTGGATTATTTGATTATCCTAAGCCTTCCCTTTCCAACTTTCTCACAGCTGGCAGTTGTGGGATGTTAAATTGCTGACAGTACTGCCAAAGCAAAGAAGCTGGCAATAGCTAAGACTTGGTACTTGAGACATAATCCCAGCTAAGAATAAAGAGGATTCACCTTTCTCCTCCATCAGTCAGGTAAAATGGTGCTCCTGCCTACCTTCAGCTATCAATAAACCTGAAAAGTCCCTTCTCACACTTTAAGCACCATAAAAACCCTGACCAAATTTAATATAGTAATTAACACCTAAAAATGCCAAGATTTCCTCCCCCTTTTATACCCAGTGGTAGGATGTTAATTCCCCATCCTTCAGTATTTTCATTAACATTTTGTCATCTGGCAGACAGACTGGTTCACATGTTTCATGTGAGTGTTTTGGGACAGGACTGTTTCATGGCACATTATTCTGATacagaagggaaagggagaaggaacagagcactgaatttaaaatgtaaaattttattCTATCCACAGCTGAGGCAAACTCTGAAAAAATACTGGCCAAGctatttacattttcattaatACTGTTTTTCAGTAGACAGCTATGTTAAGACTGAAAGAATTGCAGTAAGAAGGTACCTAATTCTGGCAGTCTAAATTTACATCTAACATACAAACTTAATCATAGAGTCTCCAAATGAATgccttttaaaagtaaatactGCAAAATACAAGCAAAAATGCCTCAAAGCTGCATTATGTAGTCAGAAGAAAAAACCTGTTATTGTGCTCAATGCAGATTTAGGTTCCCATCCTGAAATCAAAGACTGGAGATAAATTCCAAGTCACTAACTTCAGTTAGACAACCCCATAAACCAGGTCAAGCTTCCATAATTCCTCTGTTATATGCTGTCCTGATTGATGTAATCCCGGTTTATGACTCCAGTGGACAGGTGGTCAAACAGCCCAGTGTATCTGTTTTGATTTATGGCTTTATGGTTACTAATTCACTACAAATGCAACATGACATATCATGCAGCAGTTAAGTCAAATCCTTTCATAAAGAATGAGAAATGACTCAGCTTTTCAAGGATGGAGTTGTcagtttgttaaaaaaaaaaaaaaagggaggctAAAGAAGCCAATTCCAACTTTTTACAGTACCTCTTTCTCTGACTCTTCTGACATTCTGATTCCATTATTCCCTTGTTTTTCATCACCTGTTTTTCCCTGGAATATTTTATCAGtgcttttggtttctttctCAGGGCTTTTGAAATTCAGAAACCCTCTCCAATTACTTTCCTCATCTACAAATGCAGGAGTGGACATACACCAGTTCGGGACCAAGTACTGCCTAAAAAGCAGGATGGTAACAGCACATACCTCTAGGAATCTATTCCTAACACATTTTATGCAGCCTGATTCCAGAGACAATAAAGCATCCTAGCTTTTTCTAAAGATTTCTTCTAGTGATCTCCTTAACAGGGAAActaattttctgttattttcacCATCACCACAGTCGTCAAAAGACAGTTCAGGTCTTCTGCTACAGCCTTTAAGAGGATATGGTGGCAGAAGAACCTTCCCAGTTTCTTAAGTTCaacaaacacaaggaaaaaacaaatccagTAAAATGCACTGGAAAGTCTGCTACTATTATTTCACAAGTTTGTTCTGCTACTTGATCTCTAATTTCCCCTGCTGTTTAGGGCAGATCTCTGTGAAATGGAATTCAGGGCACTGTGCAAGTTCAATAAGAGAGAGATGTGCAGGGGCTGAGTAACCTCCACCtccacaggcagggctgtgcaacTCCCAGGAATGACAtatggaaattaaattttttgcaTAAATTAGACATGTCCTGTATCACACTGGGCTACAGttaagattaaaataaaataagaaaaaaaaaccaaaccaaaacaaaaaacaccagcCAAACCACCCTatttgctcagccaggcagctttttttttccccaaagattTTACATGCTGGACTTCAGGATGAGAACTAATGCCCTGTGGAGACATGAAGTGGTCAATAGGTATTTGAAAGAATGCCCTTGCTTGCTAGGCTGTGTGAAAAGGGATGTATACTCACGTTCCTCCCTGCTGTGTTGAGGATGTCTCCTATGAACACTGGCAAGTGGATCACCTTCagctttttcagctttctggaCCTGGCTGCGGTTGGACCACAAAAcgctgctgcagcagaaggtAGCACCGAGTCTGAAATCAGTGGATTCTCTTGGTTCCAGCAGAGTTTGTGAGCAGCTTGAGATGCTTCCAGATTTCCCATCTATCCATTTTGCAGAGTATCTAGGTACTGGGGAGTCAAACTGTGGGAGTAATTTTCTATCAGTCTGATGTCTGAAGCTAAAAAGCTGGTGTTGGGATGGTTTTGAGCTTTCAGAATCAGAGTCTAAATCTTTGTTTTGTGCATATTGTATGATCCAGTTAATTTTTTTGCTCAAGATATTTTTTACTTCTGCATAAGGACTTTTAGAGAGCTTGGATCGTGGACAGTCCTGATTTGCTATTAAGTGGAATTTTTCAAAGCAGTCT
The sequence above is a segment of the Haemorhous mexicanus isolate bHaeMex1 chromosome 2, bHaeMex1.pri, whole genome shotgun sequence genome. Coding sequences within it:
- the C2H21orf91 gene encoding protein EURL homolog isoform X2, with protein sequence MNEEQFVSIDLDDDNICSVCKLGTEKETLSFCHVCFELNIEGVPKSDLLHTRSLRGHRDCFEKFHLIANQDCPRSKLSKSPYAEVKNILSKKINWIIQYAQNKDLDSDSESSKPSQHQLFSFRHQTDRKLLPQFDSPVPRYSAKWIDGKSGSISSCSQTLLEPRESTDFRLGATFCCSSVLWSNRSQVQKAEKAEGDPLASVHRRHPQHSREELTTMTLGELKQLNEKLLKQIQDVFEELAQQVQEKDSLASELNVRHIAIEQLLKNCSKLPCLQMGRAGTKSNIPI
- the C2H21orf91 gene encoding protein EURL homolog isoform X1; the encoded protein is MNEEQFVSIDLDDDNICSVCKLGTEKETLSFCHVCFELNIEGVPKSDLLHTRSLRGHRDCFEKFHLIANQDCPRSKLSKSPYAEVKNILSKKINWIIQYAQNKDLDSDSESSKPSQHQLFSFRHQTDRKLLPQFDSPVPRYSAKWIDGKSGSISSCSQTLLEPRESTDFRLGATFCCSSVLWSNRSQVQKAEKAEGDPLASVHRRHPQHSREEHVFEELAQQVQEKDSLASELNVRHIAIEQLLKNCSKLPCLQMGRAGTKSNIPI